CCGCTGCGCTGCTGCGCCGCCACGGCCTGGTCGATCTGGGCCTCGGTCAGCCGACCGTCGCGGACCAGCATCTCACCGAGCTTCATCGTCGACGATCGTACCACGGTGCGCGCCGACCCCAGCGGTGTGCTACCACCTACGGGTGCGTCGCGCTCTCGCCCCGGCTCTGGCCCTGTGCGCCGCGTGCGGCGGCGGTCGCAGCGCCGCGCCCGCGCCCGCGCCCGACGCCGGCGGCCCCGGCGTCGCGGTCACGCCGCCCCCGCCGGCCCGGCCCGAGCTGCCGCCCGGCACGCGGTCGCTGCGCCTGATCCGCACCGTCGCCGCCCGGCTCGGCCCCGACGAGGCCGCCAAGCGCATCGGCACCGTCGCCGGCGACACCCGCGTCGGCTGGCGCGACGCCGCCGTCGGGCCGGGCTGCCAGAAGAGCTGGTACGCGATCGATCCCCAGGGCTGGGTGTGCGGCGACTTCCTCGAGCCCTCGCCCAAGGTCCCCAGCGGCGTCGAGCTGCCGCGCCTCGCCGACGCCGAGATCGTGCCGGGCACGTACGGCAAGGTGATCGAGGCCGGGACGTACGTCTACGCCAAGCCCAAGGGCAAGAAGAAGGGCGGCAAGGACGAGCCGACCCCCGACGACGATCCCGCGACCGACCCCGACGACGACAAGGCCGAGCAGCGGGCCGCGACCGCGCAGGCCGCCGCGTCGGTCGGGCTCGAGAAGGGCCGGCCGCTGGTCGGCTCGGTCAACGTCCGCAAGTACGGCGAGCTGACCGCCAACGGCAAGCTGTTCTGGAAGATCACCCGGGGCGTCGAGGAGTACCTGCCGGCCAGCGCGATCCGCGAGCACAAGCCCAGCACGTACCAGGGGACCCGCCTCGGCGACGACACCGGCCTGACCTTGCCGCTGGCGTTCGTGTGGCCCCGCGGCAGCGCGACCACCGCGTGGACCCACGGCGCGGCCCGTGGCGGCGGCAGCCGCCGGCAGCTCAAGGCGCGCGCCGCGGTGCCGGTCCTCGAGACCGCCCAGGAGGGCGGCGCCGTGATCGCGTACCGCATCGGCGACGCCGAGTGGATCGACGCGGTCCACGTGCGCGTCGCCAGGCCGATGCCGCTGCCGGCCGGGGTCAAGCCGGGCGAGCGCTGGCTCGACATCGACCTCGATCAGCAGCTGCTGGTCGCCTACGAGGGTGACCTGCCGGTCTACGCGACGCTGGTGTCGACGGGGCTCAAGGACACGCCGACCGAGACCGGCGTCTACCGCATCTGGAAGAAGGTGTCGGAGACCGACATGAAGGGCCTCACGGGCGAGGATCCCTACGCGGTCGCGACGGTGCCGTGGACGCAGTTCTTCAGCCCCGAGAAGGGCCTGGCCCTGCACACCTCGTACTGGCACGATCGGTTCGGCTACCCCAAGAGCCACGGCTGCGTGAACCTGGCGCCGCGCGACGCGCGCTGGCTGTACTTCTTCAGCGATCCGCAGGTGCCCGCGGGCTGGTCGATGTCGGCCGGCGTGGTCGAGGCGCCGGGCTCGGTCGTGCGGGTACGGTCCAAGGCCGACCCGGATCCGCCGGTCCGCGGGTACGCGCAGAAGGTCGACGACCCCGACCGGTGACGAATTTTTTCGCCGCGAGCGTGCCCCCGAAATTCGAGCTTTCACAATAAATTCGAACACATCGACGACCGGTCCGACCTCGATCAGGCGGAATCGTGACGCTGACCACACGTGCGCCGGCTCACGTTGTTTACGATGGGGGAATGGGGATCAACTGGCACCGCCTTCGTCTATCCGCGTGGCTCGTCGCCGCGCTCACGGTCGGCCTCGTCGCCTGCGACGACAGCCCGGCGCAGATCACCGACGCGGGCGTCGACGCGCCGGTCGCGCTCGACGGCTCGATCGATGACGACGGGGACGGCGTCCCGAACAGCACCGACAACTGCCCCGCGGTCAGCAACCCGGATCAGGCGAACGCCGACGGCGACGCCGACGGCGACGCGTGCGACACCGATGACGACAACGACACGATCCTCGACGGCGAGGACAACTGTCCGACGGTGACCAACGTCGACCAGGCCGACCTCGACATGGACAACCTCGGCGACGCCTGCGACGACGACGTCGACGGTGACACGATCCTCGACAGCGTCGACAACTGCCCGCGCGCCCCCAACACCGACCAGGCCAACCACGACACCGACGCCCTCGGCGACGCCTGCGACCCCGACGACGACGACGACACCCTGCTCGACGCGGTCGACAACTGCCCGACCGTAGCCAACCTCGACCAGGCCGACACCGACAGCGGCGAGCCGTCGGTGACCGCGATCCCCGCGGTGCTGCGCCCGGCGCCGACCACGGTCGCGGTGTCCGGCGACGACGCCTTCTCCCCGGCGCTCCCGATCGGCTTCCCGTTCGAGTTCTTCGGCACCGCGGTCACCGACATCAACGTGTCGACCAACGGCTTCCTGACCTTCGGCGACGTCAGCACCAGCGGCTGCTGCCAGGGCGGCCCGATCCCCGACGCCGCCGCCCCCAACGGGCTGATCGCGCTCTACTGGGTCGACCTCGTCACGACCGCGACCGGGACGATCACCTACGGCGTCGTCGGCACCGCCCCCGACCGCGAGCTGATCGTGTCGTGGAACGCCGTGCCCCACTACTCCGGCGGCGGCGCCCCGGTCACCGGTCAGATCATCCTGCACGAGACCTCGAACCTGATCGAGCTCGTGTGCGCGACCTGCACCAGCGACGGCCGGCCGCACACCCAGGGCATCGAGAACTTCGACGGCACCAGCGCCGGGGTCGCCCCGGGCCGGTCGGCGACGTCGTGGAGCGCCACCGACGACGCCCAGGAGTTCAACACCGCGACCGGCGGCGACGGCGTCGGCGACGCCTGCGACAACTGCGCGGGGATCTACAACGTCAGCCAGGCCGACGGCGACACCGACGGCCTCGGCGACGTCTGCGACATCTGCCCGGTCGCCGCCGATCCGATGCAGCTCGACGGCGACGGCGACGGGTTCGGCGACGCCTGCGACAACTGCCCGATGATCGGCAACACCGACCAGGCCGACGCTGACATGGACGGCATCGGCGACGTCTGCGACGACGGCGACGGCGACACCGTGTTCGACCTCGACGACAACTGCCCGGCCATCGCCAACACCGACCAGGCCGACGGCGACGAGGACGGCGTCGGCGACGTCTGCGACAACTGCCCGACGGTCGGCAACTCCGACCAGGCCGACTTCGACGGCGACGGCCTCGGCGACGCCTGCGAGGACAGCGACGGCGATGGCGTCTTCCACGCGGTCGACAACTGCCCGGCGATCATGAACCCGGGCCAGATCGACGCCGACGGCGACGGCGCCGGCGACGACTGCGACAACTGCCCGACCGCGTCCAACCCCAACCAGAACGACACCGACGGCGACGGCCTCGGCGACGTCTGCGACGGCCTCGACCCGACCTTCGATCAGGTGATCACCGGTGGCGGCCTCGCCGCCGCCGGCGTCGGGTGGGCCGGCCGCGGCAGCGGGCCGACGACCTCGGCCACCGTGACGGTCGCCGGCATCCCGGCCGGCGCCACGGTGGTCTCGGCGACGGCGTACTGGATGACCATCGGCGGCGGCGACGACGCGATCGAGCTCGACGGCACGCCGATCACCGGGACCCTGTTCGCGACCGCGCCCGACACCTGCTGGGGCCGGCCCGAGGGCAACTTCGCCTACCGGGCGAACGTGGCGGCGCTGGTGACCGGCAACGGCGCCTACACGATCACCGGCTACCCGTCGACCTCGGCCAACTTCGACGGTCAGGGCCTGAGCATCATGGTGGTCTACGCCGACCCCGCGGATCCTCGCCACAACCTGGTCAAGGTGTCCGAGGGCGCGATCGGCTACCTCGGCGACGGCGCGCCGGCGCAGTCGGTCATGAACGGCTTCACGATCGGCGCCGGCTTCCAGGCGGCGACGCTGTACAACATCGTCGGCGACGGCCAGCCGTTCCCCGAGGAGCTGTTCTGCGAGGGCACCCAGATCGGCGGCACCAGCCCGTTCAGCGGGCTCGACGGCGACTTCTGGGACACGCGCATCGACGACGTGACCGCGCTGGTCACGCCGGGCGCGACCTCGATCACCACGACGATCACCTCGACCAACGACTGCCTGGCGTGGATCGTCAACGCGGTCGTGGTCGAGGCCGTCGACTCGACCGTGGTGCCCAACCGGGTGGCCCCGCCGCGCGCGCTGGCGCCGCTGCCCCGCGCGCCGCGGGCCTCGTTGCTGCTGCCGTGGATGTTCGACGGCGTGGCCGCCGGCGGCCACCGTCAGCGGTAGGCGACCCTGCGCGTCCGCGCGGGCCGGCGGCTCGGGCGCCAGAATCGACGCTACGCGGGTCACGTCCCAGGCGGAGGTGACTCCATCATCCCGATGACGATGCGCATCACCCCGGCCTCACACCTCCGCATCACGCTGGCCGCATGGCTCCTCGCGGCCGTCGCCTGCGGTCCGTCGTCGCCGCGATCGGTGACCACCGTGGCCGCCCCACCAGCGTCGACGGACGAGCCGCCGGTCGCCGCCGCCGACGACCCGTTCCCCGACGAGGCCAGCCGCGCGCTCGCGCTCAGCGCGTGCACCGGCTACGACCGCTGCGGCGACCTGGCGGCGGCGTGGCGCGACGGCCGGGAGCCCGCCGACGACCCCGACGCCGATGAGCAGGTGAGCGCGGCCTGCATGACCACGGTGGCCAGGCTGTCGGAGGACGGCCTCGAGGCGTTGCGCGCCTGCCTCGACCAGGGGTGTCACGGCGGCTGCGACTGCGTCGACTGGATCGACCGCTGGGGCCCGTCGGCGCTCGAGTGCAACCTGGGCGACAACCCCAGCGACTTCCGCGACCAGGGCGATGAGGACGGCCAGGACGACGCGGCCGACGAAGACGACTGACGCGACCGGCGTCGACGCGCTGGGCTCGGCGACGAACCCGCGCCCGCTCAGGCCTCGGTGGCCTTGGCCTGGGGCAACGGCGCCGAGCCCGCGAGCATGCGCCGCACCGGGCCGGCCGCGATGAACAGCATGGCGGCGACGACCAGCGCGAAGATCATGATCAGGTAGAAGACGCCGCCGGTGCCCCACTCGAGCTTGGCCGACAGCTTGCCGACCTCGACCTCGGCCCGGCCGGCGATGTACAGGCCGATCGAGATGGCCAGGAACCACACGCCCATGACGAAGCTGGCCAGCCGCTCGGGCGCCAGCTTGTTCATGACCGACAGGCCCACCGGCGAGATGCACATCTCGGCGCAGGTCGCGAAGAAGTAGTAGGTGAGCAGGTAGCCGGCGCTCGAGCGCTCGCCGCGATCGATCGCGGGGATGGCCATGAACAGCGGCACGAACGCGACGCCGGCGATGACCATGCCGATCGCGAACTTGTTGACCGAGAACGGCTCCTTGCCCTGCTTGGCCAGCCAGACCCACAGCCAGGTGAACACCGGCGCCAGCATGATCACCCAGCCGGCGTTGACGAACTGCCAGTAGCTCGACGGGAAGTCGATGCCGAGCACGTTGCGCTGGGTGCGCTCCTCGGCGAAGAACGACAGGGTCGAGCCGGCCTGCTCGAAGATGCCGAAGAACGACAGGCAGCCGAAGAACAGCACCGCCATCGCCAGCACCCGGTTCTTCTCGTCGCGGTTGGCCGCGACGACCTGGTGCATGATCACGAACACCGCCACCGCGATGGTGCCGAGGCCGACGCCGAACGCGTCGGCGATCGCCTTCTTGTCGACGCCGGAGGACAGCCGCCAGGTGCCGAACGCGACGGTGACCGCGGCGGCGACGCCGACGACGATCCAGGTCAGCATCGGCAGCGGCGCGCGGTCGGCCACCGGCTTGCGCGGGGCCGGATCGCGGCCGGCGGCGCCGAGGTGGTGGCGCATCGCCGAGAACATCGCGATGCCCAGGCCCATGCCGACCGCCGCGGCGCCGAACCCGAAGTGCCAGGCGTTGTTGGGGTTGATGCCGGCGTCGACGAGGCGCGCGCGGAAGCCGTTGCTCTGGGCCAGGTAGCCGCAGGCGATCGGGGCGATGAACGCGCCGATGTTGATGCCCATGTAGAAGATCGAGTAGCCGGCGTCGCGGCGGATGTCGTTCTTGTCGTAGAGCTGCCCGACGATGGTCGAGGCGTTGGGCTTGAGCAGGCCGGTGCCGATGATGATCAGCCCCAGGCCCATGTAGAACGTCGAGTGCGACGGCACCGCCAGGACGATGTGCCCGGCCATGATGATGATGCCGCCGTAGAGCACGGCCTTCTGCTGGCCGAGGAAGCGATCGGCCAGCCAGCCGCCGGGCAGGCTCATCAGGTAGACCAGCGAGCCGTACATCGCGTAGATGATGCCGGCGGTGGTCTTGCTCTCGCCGAGGCCGCCCTGGGCGACGGGGGTGATGATGAAGATCACCAGGAACGCCCGCATGCCGTAGTAGCTGAAGCGCTCCCACAGCTCGAGCATGAACAGCGTCATCAGCCCGCGCGGGTGGCCGAAGAACGCGCGGTCGTCGGAGGGGGCCGTCGTCGCCATGGGCGCGCACACTACCATGGGGCCGGCGACGCCCGGCTGGCGCGCGGTGGCAGGAGTGCGGGCCCCGGTCGCGCCCGGCGCGTCGCGCCTGTCGCAGGGGATCGACGTGGCGGCCCGCACGGCTTACGATCGGGCGGTGGGAACCCCCGCCGACCTCCTGGCCAAGCTGACGCCCGGCGACGAGCTCGCCGCCGGCAAGGTGCGCGGGCTCGGGCCCGCGCTGCCAGCGCTGGTCGAGGCCGGCTGGGTCGAGGCCCGCAAGGACGGCCGCGTGGTGCTGGTGCGCCTGACCGCGGCCGGGGTGGCCGAGCGCGCGCGGCTGGAAGCGCTGGCCCCGCCGCCGAAGCCGCCGAAGCCGCCGAAGGCGGCCCGCGTCGCCAGGCCCAAGGCCCCGACCGCGGCCGTCCGCCTGGCCCAGCTCGAGGCGACCGTCGCGGCGCTGGCGGCGCGGGTCGCCGCGCTCGAGGGTCCGGTCGCGCCGACGATCGCGCCGACGATCGCGCCGACGATCGCGCCCACGATCGAGCCCGCGATCGAGCCCACGATCGAGCCCGCCGCGCTGCGCTCCACGATCGTCGCGGTGGTCGGCGAGCTCGACGCCAGCGGCCGGCTCGGCGGGCTGGTCCCGATCCCCGAGGTCCGCGCCGAGCTGCGCCGCCGCGGGGTCGGCGCCAGCGACGCCGAGGTCACCAGCGCGCTCGAGGACCTCGAGAAGGCCTGGACGTTCGATCTGGCCGTGGCCCAGTCCCCGACCGCGGTCGCCGATCGCAGCGCCGGCATCGAGCGCAGCGGGCGCGGCCTCCTCTACTACGTGGCGCGGAGGTAGCGATGACGCTGGCCCAGGTGCTCCTCGACGCTCGCCCGTTCGCCGACCCGGTGGCCCGCCTCGATCCCGACGCGCTGCCGCCGCCCGACGTCGCCACGATCCACGCGCCCGCGCGCATGGCGGTCGCCGAGGCCATCGCGGTGGTCGGGCGCGAGCGCCGCTCGCAGATGGTGCTCATCACCGGCGATCCCGGCATGGGCAAGACCCACCAGCTCGCGCACCTGCGCCGACGCGCCGACGGCCAGTACGTGTGCGTCGACGTGCCGCCGCTCAAGGATCTGGCGGCGCCGTTCGTGCACATCGCCCGTTACGCGGTCCAGGGCCTGGCCGCCGCCGGCGCCCTCGAGCGCCTGCTCTGGGACACGCTGCGGCAGGTCGCGACCGCGGTCCGGGCCGACGCCGAGGACCACGACGACGACGACGTGGTCGATCGGATCGACCAGGCGCTGATCGGCGGCGAGCAGTTCGCGATGGCGTTCCGCAACCTGGCCCAGCAGGACCCCGAGCTGGGCGCGCTCCTGTACAAGCGCGGCCGTCGGCTGGCGCCGCTGTCGGGGCTGCCAGCCGATTTCGGCAAGGTGCTGTGCCGGATCACCGACCGCGACGCCGAGCGCGCGATCGTCGACTGGCTGCGCGCGGCCGAGCTGGCCGACGAAGATCTCGCGGCGCTCGACCTGCGGACCGGCGTCGCCGACGAGGCCCGCGCGTTCGAGGTGCTGCGCGCGCTGTGCGTGTGCTCGAGCCGGCCGGTCGTGCTGTGCCTCGATCAGATCGAGTCGATCGCGGGCCTGGTCGGCGCCGACGGCGTCGCCCGCATGTTCACCGCGCTGATGGAGCTGTACCAGCAAGCGCCGATCGCGATCGTGCTGATGTGCCAGACCCAGCAGTGGATCGAGCTGCGCAAGGACGTGCCGCTGGCCGCGCTCGATCGCATCCGGGTGCTGCCGCCGCTGGCCAAGCCGACCGGCGACGAGGCCGAGGCCGTGATCGCGGCGCGCCTGGCGCCGATCTGGACCGGCACCGGGCACACGCCGCCCTACCCGACCTGGCCCCTGCCGTCGGCCTTCATCCGGACGCTGGTCGACGAGCGTCGCCCGACCATCCGGCAGCTCCTGCTCGAGGCCGACGCCCTGCTCGGCGACATGCGCCGCACCGGGCTCGTGGTCGAGCCGAGCCGCGAGCCGTCGGCGCTGCCGCCGCCGCCGCTGGAGCGGGCCAAGACCGATCCGGGTGAGGCCCTGCGCGCCGCCCGCGACAAGTTCCGCCGCGGCGCCGCCGAGCGCCGCGAGCTGGGCACGCCGGCGTTCCGCGAGGAGCTGGTCCGCAACGCCGTGCTCGGCATCCTCGACGGCGCCAAGCACCAGGGCCAGGTCATCGCCGGCGTCACGATCGCGGTGATCGACCAGCCCGAGAAGCCGCGCAACGGCCCGCGGCCGCCGGCGGTCGTCACGCTCGACACGCCCGCCGGCGCGCGCCGGATCGCGGTCGACGTCAACAGCGGCCCGGCCCAGGCGACGGTCCGGGTGCTGACCCGGCTGCGCGATCTGGTCGAGAACCACGCCGCCGACTGCGCGGTGCTCCTGCGCGAGCGCGCCGCGCCGCTGCCCGAGTCGGCCAAGAAGTCGCACGAGCTCCTGGCCGAGCTGAGCGCCCACGGCGGCGCGGTCGTGTGGATCGAGGAGGACGACGCGATGCGCCTGGTCGGGGCCGAGCTGATGCTCGACGCCGCTGGCGCCGCCGAGGTCCTGGTCGGCGATCGCCAGGCCAGCCGCGACGAGGTGCTCGAGTACCTCCTGCGCGACGATCACCTCGGCGACCTGCTGGCGCCGATGATCGGCCGGGCGACGACCACGCCGCCCCGCGCGGCGCGCGCGTAGGCCGCGGGCGGCCGCAGCCGCTGGGGGCAGCTCAAGAATTCGACATCGGCGGGTCGGTGTGGATTCGGTGTCACGAACGACACCAAGCCGACTCTACCGATCGAACCATGGAACAGCTCGCACACCAGCAGGCGGCCGAGCAGCAGGTCGACCCACACGTCGGAGCGCAGATCGACGCCCACGCCCACGAGGCGCCGGCGGTGGCCGAGGCCAAGGTGCTCCTGGCCGGCGGCGCCGACCCGGCCGCGCTCGCGGAGCTCTTGAAGCGGCACCCCGACCAGCGCGAGGCGATCGTGGCGGCGATGCAGGCGCAGGGCGGCAACGCGCTGTGCGCCGAGGTGCTCGACGCGATGTCGGCGCCGAAGGGGCCGCAGCCGCTGTTGCGGATGGGCGCGCGCGGCCAGCCGGTCGAGCGGCTCCAGCACCACCTGATCAAGCACGGCGCGAGCATCAGCCCCGACGGCGCGTTCGGGCCGATGACCGCAGCGGCGGTCATGGCGTTCCAGCTCCAGAGCAACCTGGTCGCCGACGGCGTGGTCGGCCCGCGGACCTGGGGCTCGCTCGAGGGCGCGCCGCTCGAGCAGCGGGCCGAGCCCGAGGCCGGGCACGAGCAGGGCGCGCCGGTGAAGGACGATACGACCGAGCCGGCCACGACCGCCGCGCCGCCGGCCACGACCACGACGGGCTCGGGCCCCGCCGGCGCCCAGACCGCGGGCGACCGCTACCGCGAGCAGTACGTCGAACAGCTGCTCTACTTCGAGGGCGCGGTCGAGGGCGACAAGAAGTTCGAGTCGATCATGTCGCACTCGGGCCTCGAGGCCCAGCGCAAGGCCGCCGACGGCAAGACCTTCTCCACCTGCAACTCCTTCTCGGGGATCATGCAGACGATGGCGGAGCAGAAGTCGGGCGTGAAGCTCAAGACCAAGATCAACCTGTACGTGATGGATCCGAAGTGGCGGGCGCAGAACCTGCCCGACGGCTGCTTCCACCCCGGCGGCGGCAGCGACCGCCCGCGCCCCGGCGACATCGTGATCTTCTCGCAGCTCGACGGCCGCACGTTCGCGCACATGGGCAACTTCATCGAGGGCCCGACGCCGACCGACGACGGCATGGAGCAGTGGGAGTGCATCGACGGCGGGCAGGGCCAGGCCGGCAAGTACGTCGACGGCGTCTGCGTGCAGCAGGGCTGCGAGCAGATCGCCCGGGTCACGCTGAAGTACAACCCCGCGACCGGCACGACGCTCAAGGGCACCCGCGAGCGCATGGTCTACGGCTGGATCGACATCGGCGCCCTGGCTGACGCTGGCGCGAACGGCTGAGCGCGGCGCGGGGCGGCGACCGGCCGACGCGAAGCCGGGGCGGCCGACGCGTAGCCGGGAGGCGGCGGCGACTAGCGATCTACGGCCGCGACTCAGGCAGCGATGGCGAGCTCAATCGAGTTCTCATCGGGATCTCTCACGAGATATACCTCCGCGCTTGGTCGCGACCGAATGAGGCGTGGGGGTTGCCTCAGCAAGCCCGAATCGCGCAACTGCTCAAAGGCGTGTCGCTGGGCTACGAGGCCGAATCTCAGACCGTGAGGGCGCGGGCTCGCATCCGTGCATGGGTAGAGCTCGAGGAGGACGCTCCGCGTGCTGCACGAGTAGTGAAGCGGTCCCTGTCCATGCCTTTCTGCCACGAGCCCGAGCCCCAAGGTCGAGTAGAACGCGCGTGACGCGTCGAGATCGGCGACACGAAGCACCAGCATGCTCACTCGAGGTGTCCGCGACTCATCGCGAAGGCCATGGGCATGACCGGACAGGAACGCGAACATCCGTTGCTCGGGCGTTGGATGCGTGCACCTCGGGATCCTGCATCCGAGCCAACTCGCGACGACCGCCCCAGTCGAAGGCTCGTCGCCCACGGCCGCGGCCAGCCATCCGGCGACGGCATCAGCCCGCAACTCGGGATCGATGACTGACTTGGACGTCGGACCGAGTCGGAGTGAATCTTCACGAACAAAGTGCCCCACCTCGTGTCCGAGCAAGTAGCGATAGAGCTCGCGCGTGGTCCAACTCGGCGGCCGGAAAGCATCGCAGGAGTTGCTCGCGAGCCGGCGCTGCAAGGTCGACACGAGCGCAGCGCTCAGCGCGACCCGTCCTTGTTCGGGCTCCGCGGACGCAAGCTCACCCGGTCGCTCCTCGAACCGAAGCGCATCGGGCGCCACCAACTCCCACCGCTGCCGCGCCTCGCGCTCGAGTTGTCCCAGCAACTCGGCAGACGACGAGGATAGCGAATGACTTGCACCGTACTCGCCGGCCAGAGTCGCCGCGACGTGCTCGCAGGTCGCGCGCCGCACGCGCTGGGGCGCATCGAGCAACCGCACCTGCTCGCCCTCGGGCGTGCGCACGTTGATCTCGAGAGCACCGCCGAGCGCCTCTACATACCTGCGCAACGAGCTCAAGGTCATGTCCGGTCGCCGCTCGAGCCGTGACACCGCAGCTTGCTGGACGCCGAGGCGATCGGCGAGTTGCTCTTGTGTGAAGCCGAGCGCTGCGCGTAGCTCGCGCAGGACCACCTCGCGCGGAGGGACTGAACGGCCGCGATTCGCGAACAACTCGATTACGCGCCGAGTGACTTCCGCACGGTCCGTGTAGACTTCGTCGGGTCCCTCGCCGTATCCGTCTCCGGGGTCGTCGGTGTTGATGCCAAAGCCGCGGCGAGGTGACCATTCGATCACAACCGCGTGACCATCACGCGAAGCATCAAGCCACCAGTGTCCAGTCTCGTTGCGAGGCTTCCGGAGCTTCGTCTCCACATCAGGGAGCGTGCTTTCGAGGTCTCGCTTGAGGGCTTCGATTGAGTTCATGACCATACTCCATGACCATCGGCGCCGGCCTTCGTCACCACGACGTCCTTCGTGAGCGCGTCGCGGATCTCGAAGGCGCCGTTCGTGCGGATCAGCGTCTCGTGCTTCCGGCTCCGATAGCTCGTCACGCCTGGGTGTCCTTCGACGTCGCTGGCGTTGTCGTCCTGCACCGGGTACATCCGGCCGTCCGTGCGCCAACGAGAAGGATCGAACGGGATGTCGTGAACTCGTCCTCGACGCGGTTCAACGTCTCGTCGATCAGGCGCTTCGCGTCGTCACCGCTGACTGACGGTGGGGCGGCCAGGAGTCGCTCGACGAACACCTGCAACCGAGCGAACCTTGGGACGAGGGGCCTGGGCATTCCTGACAGGGAATATTCTATCGAATGAATGTTCGAAGGCAAGCCCAAAAATGGGACCGCGGCGGTCGCCCCGCGGACATGGTCGAGGGTGGCGAGAGTCGAACGGACCTCTCATGCCCGCGTCGGCGCCACCTCGCGCCACTACCGTCCCGCCCGTTGCGGCTGGTCGCCACTCCTCAGACGGCTCGGGGCTCAGCCTCGGGCGCGGCTCACGCCGCGGCGTCGCGCAGGACCGCCTCGACCATCTGCCGCGCGATCGGGTGGTAGCCGGCGCCGACCTTCGCGAACACCGCCGCGGCGCGGTCGCGGGTCGCGGGCTCGCGCACGAGCGCGGTGTAGAGCGGGCGCAGGTACTTCATCCGACCGACGTGCGCGAGCACGTGATCGACGCGGTCGAGCACGGCGTGGTCGCCGGTGCCGAGGGCCAGGGTCAGCCACGACACCAGCACGTCGTAGTTGCGGCCCGCGGTCAGGTCGAAGCGCTCGTCGAGCGCGCGGCAGGTCGCGACGGTGGCCGGCCGCGGCACCAGCTCGAGGAACAGCTGCCACTCGGTCGCGGTCCAGCCGGCGGTGGCCTCGACCGACGGCACGGTGGTGGCCACCGCCTCGACCGCGGCCAGCCGGGTCGACCGCGGGGCCACGGCCGAGGCGGGGATGCCGGCGCCGTCGAGCCACTGGGGCGCGTCGGCCTGGGCCAGCGCGCCCGGCAGCGCGGCCTCGATGTGCGCGACGAAGTCGTCGGTCGTGACCGCGCCGAACCGGAAGTCGGCCAGGTAGCGCTTGAGCCACGCGTCGAACGCCGGGCGTCCGACCACCGCCTCGATCGCGCACAGGAAGAAGTAGCCCTTCTCGTACGGCACCAGCGAGTAGGCGTCGTCGGGGTCGACCCCGGCCAGGTGCGTGCGCAGCCGGGTCAGCTCGGGCCGGTCGGCGAACCGCTCGATCGACTCGTCGAGCTCGCGCCGGCCCAGGGCCGCGTGCAGGGACGCCACCTCGGGGCCCTCGAGCGCCTCGATGATGCGGCGCTCGGCGTAGACCGTGAAGCCCTCGTTCAACCAGAAGTGCTCGGCGCTGGCGTTGGTCACCAGGTTGCCGGTCC
The genomic region above belongs to Myxococcales bacterium and contains:
- a CDS encoding M1 family metallopeptidase, with amino-acid sequence MARRDPHSYNDDTQAETAHLALVARVDFASHTLDAEATLTFRAPGSGPLDLDTRDLTIAEVVDQDGGPVAHVLHPAEPFLGARLELTLPAGTRAVRIRYRTAPTASALQWLEPTQTAGGVHPFLFSQCQAIHARAVVPLQDTPRLRIRYSAELTVPRTLTAVMAAAHLGRTEDGDVAIERWEMPQPIPPYLLAFAVGDLTSRELSSRCRVWAEPCEVDAAAWEFAGVEPMISAAEALFGPYDWERFDLLTMPPSFPYGGMENPRLTFLTPTVITGDRALVSVVAHELAHSWTGNLVTNASAEHFWLNEGFTVYAERRIIEALEGPEVASLHAALGRRELDESIERFADRPELTRLRTHLAGVDPDDAYSLVPYEKGYFFLCAIEAVVGRPAFDAWLKRYLADFRFGAVTTDDFVAHIEAALPGALAQADAPQWLDGAGIPASAVAPRSTRLAAVEAVATTVPSVEATAGWTATEWQLFLELVPRPATVATCRALDERFDLTAGRNYDVLVSWLTLALGTGDHAVLDRVDHVLAHVGRMKYLRPLYTALVREPATRDRAAAVFAKVGAGYHPIARQMVEAVLRDAAA